One genomic window of Euwallacea fornicatus isolate EFF26 chromosome 7, ASM4011564v1, whole genome shotgun sequence includes the following:
- the unc-104 gene encoding kinesin-like protein unc-104 isoform X4 codes for MSSVKVAVRVRPFNNREITRECKCIIKMGGNTTTIANPKAEPNNKEAIKSFNFDYSYWSHDHTDPEFSSQLLVYKDIGEEMLQHSFDGYNVCIFAYGQTGAGKSYTMMGKQEDGQEGIIPQICKELFRKIRDTNENDIKFSVEVSYMEIYCERVRDLLNPKNKGNLKVREHPLLGPYVEDLSKLAVTSYEDIHELIDEGNKARTVAATNMNETSSRSHAVFTIFFTQQRYDETTQLTTEKVSKISLVDLAGSERADSTGAKGTRLKEGANINKSLTTLGKVISALAEIASKNKKSKKADFIPYRDSVLTWLLRENLGGNSKTAMIAAISPADINYDETLSTLRYADRAKQIVCKAVVNEDANAKLIRELKEEIQKLRELLKQEGIEVHEGMDMVERNNKENEKRARTQSTTAEEAVDQLQASEKLIAELNETWEEKLKKTEAIRIEREAVFAEMGVAIKDGNTVGIFSPKRTPHLVNLNEDPYMSECLIYYIKDGVTRIGSAEANCPQDVQLSGSHIKPEHCIFENKERKITLIPLNGALMYVNGREVTEPIVLKTGSRVILGKNHVFRFTHPDEVREMREKNTPAETVDWNFAQNELLEKQGVDLKAEMQKKLVTLEEQYRKEKEAADQAFDEQRKSYEARIDALQKQVEEQIMTMSTYSSYTPEDFSNDNDIFVNPLFDAECNWTEKEFELAATAWRKWKHHQFTSLRDDLWGNAIFLKEANAISVELKKKVQFQFTLLTDTLYSPLPPDLRPVIDYDHEDEAAVSRTIVAVEVQDLKNGATHYWSLDKLRQKLKIMKVCCDCYEEQVCSLSDVDSSPEADFDAPFYKCLTHCPSTASRLSLANLLPMSQRLELMREMYHNEAEMSPTSPDYNVESLTGGDPFYDRFPWFRMVGRGFVYLSNLLYPVTLIHKVAIVSEKGDVRGYLRVAVQAVIDEDNSDQVGVRQSARIAFESTPKAVIDRNIHNMEDRIIEGHNNIDPIKLEELIECDADSGRGDSSVSSDVKEEEVPEHIMLGKEFTFRVTVLQAVGISTEYADVFCQFNFLHRHDEAFSTEPVKNTGKGTPLGFYHVQNITVTCTKSFLEYIRTQPIVFEVFGHYQQHPLHKDAKLEGSLRQPPRRMLPPSIPISQPVRSSKFGALPSPCTAHIHAKVDVLVWFEICELAPNGEYVPVVVEHSDDLPCRGLFLLHQGIQRRIRITIVHDQASEIKWRDVRELVVGRIRNSPESEEDEDTDNSVLSLGLFPGEYLEISGDDRVMFRFEAAWDSSLHNSPLLNRVTSPGEQIFMTISAYLELENCGRPAIITKDLSMVIYGRDARTGPRSLKHLFSGTYRNAEANRLSGVYELLLRRASEAGSPGVQRRQRRVLDTSSTYVRGEENLHGWRPRGDSLIFDHQWELEKLTRLEEVERVRHTLLLRERLGLDRYHNHKNKFQLEYTTKSEKEVCNMVAKNNLNQSYQVNNDATYEYCERENQLLNKCVRLIQGKPRDNKDLKNNEVTSPTDEITDMSTSMVSSVMTNSSIELCSPERTPLIGECAPFPSMPASPPGPRDPELVLYVPDMEEIRISPVVARKGYLNVLEHKTHGWKKRWVAVRRPYVFIFRDEKDPVERALINLATAQVEYSEDQLAMVRVPNTFSVVSKHRGYLLQTLHEKEVHDWLYAINPLLAGQIRSKSARRQPPNKEKEVNSDTTVTVMAK; via the exons ATGTCTTCGGTGAAGGTGGCGGTCCGGGTGAGACCGTTCAACAACAGGGAAATCACCAGGGAGTgtaaatgtataataaaaatgggCGGCAACACTACCA CCATAGCAAACCCCAAGGCAGAACCTAACAACAAAGAAGCGATCAAAAGCTTCAACTTCGACTACTCCTATTGGTCTCATGAT CACACAGATCCAGAGTTCTCCTCCCAGCTCCTGGTCTACAAAGATATAGGCGAGGAGATGCTGCAGCACTCCTTCGACGGTTACAACGTGTGCATATTCGCTTACGGCCAGACTGGCGCTGGCAAATCCTACACTATGATGGGCAAGCAGGAGGACGGGCAAGAGGGCATAATCCCCCAAATCTGTAAGGAGCTGTTCAGGAAAATCCGAGACACCAACGAGAACGACATAAAGTTCTCGGTGGAAGTGAGCTACATGGAGATATACTGCGAGCGGGTTAGGGATTTGCTGAACCCGAAGAACAAGGGGAATTTGAAGGTGCGGGAGCACCCTTTGTTGGGGCCGTATGTGGAGGATTTGAGCAAGTTAGCGGTGACCAGTTATGAGGACATTCACGAGCTCATCGATGAGGGAAATAAAGCACGGACAGTGGCCGCTACTAACATGAACGAAACCAGCTCGAGGTCTCACGCAGTCTTTACTATATTTTTCACTCAGCAAAG GTATGATGAAACTACTCAGTTGACTACCGAGAAAGTGTCCAAAATCTCCCTGGTGGACTTGGCAGGGTCGGAAAGAGCCGACTCAACTGGAGCCAAGGGGACACGGTTGAAAGAGGGCGCAAACATCAACAAGAGCCTCACCACCTTGGGGAAAGTCATATCGGCCTTAGCAGAAATC GCCTCTAAGAACAAAAAGTCGAAGAAGGCGGACTTCATCCCCTACAGAGATTCGGTGCTGACATGGTTGTTGCGCGAAAACTTGGGCGGAAACAGCAAAACTGCCATGATAGCCGCCATCTCTCCTGCTGACATCAACTATGACGAAACCCTGTCCACTTTGAG ATACGCAGATCGAGCCAAGCAGATCGTCTGCAAGGCTGTCGTCAACGAGGACGCCAACGCCAAACTCATCAGAGAGCTTAAGgaagaaatccaaaaattgCGCGAATTGCTTAAGCAGGAGGGAATTGAAGTCCATGAAG GTATGGACATGGTGGAACGCAACAACAAGGAAAACGAGAAGCGGGCCCGAACGCAGTCGACAACGGCGGAGGAGGCAGTGGACCAACTTCAAGCCAGCGAAAAGCTCATTGCAG AACTGAACGAAACTTGGGaagaaaagctaaaaaaaaccGAAGCTATCCGCATCGAAAGAGAAGCGGTCTTCGCAGAAATGGGCGTGGCTATAAAGGACGGCAACACTGTGGGGATCTTCTCCCCGAAACGCACTCCGCACTTGGTAAACTTGAACGAGGACCCCTACATGTCGGAATGCCTCATCTACTACATCAAAGACGGGGTGACACGTATCGGGTCCGCGGAAGCCAACTGTCCTCAAGACGTCCAGCTGTCCGGGTCGCACATCAAACCCGAGCACTGCATTTTCGAAAACAAAGAGAGGAAGATCACTCTGATTCCCCTGAATGGGGCCCTGATGTATGTCAATGGCAGGGAAGTCACAGAGCCAATAGTGCTGAAAACAGGCTCCAGGGTGATTCTGGGTAAGAATCACGTATTCCGATTCACACATCCCGACGAAGTGAGAGAGATGCGCGAGAAGAACACTCCCGCAGAGACTGTGGACTGGAATTTTGCGCAGAATGAGCTTTTGGAGAAGCAGGGCGTCGATTTGAAGGCGGAAATGCAGAAGAAGCTGGTTACCCTGGAGGAGCAGTACCGTAAGGAGAAAGAGGCGGCGGATCAGGCCTTTGATGAGCAGAGAAAG aGCTACGAAGCGAGAATTGACGCTCTGCAGAAACAGGTGGAGGAGCAAATAATGACTATGTCCACCTACAGTTCTTACACTCCAGAGGACTTCAGCAATGACAATGACATATTCG TGAACCCTCTGTTTGATGCAGAGTGCAACTGGACTGAGAAGGAATTCGAACTGGCGGCCACTGCTTGGCGCAAGTGGAAACATCACCAATTCACCTCACTCCGAGACGATTTATGGGGCAACGCCATTTTCCTCAAAGAAGCCAACGCCATCAGCGTGGAACTCAAGAAGAAG GTGCAATTTCAATTCACACTTCTCACAGACACATTGTACTCGCCTCTGCCCCCGGATTTGAGGCCGGTGATCGACTATGACCACGAAGACGAGGCCGCAGTGTCCAGGACTATTGTCGCAGTCGAAGTGCAGGATCTTAAGAACGGAGCCACGCATTACTGGTCTTTGGATAAATTGCG tcaaaagttaaaaataatgaaagtgTGTTGTGACTGTTATGAGGAGCAGGTTTGCAGTCTTAGTGACGTGGACAGCAGTCCTGAAGCGGACTTTGATGCACCTTTTTATAAGTGTCTCACTCACTGTCCATCAACAGCGTCACGCTTGTCTTTGGCCAACTTACTTCCGATGAG TCAACGATTGGAACTAATGCGCGAAATGTACCACAACGAGGCAGAAATGTCTCCGACCTCCCCCGATTATAACGTGGAATCCCTCACCGGAGGAGATCCATTCTACGACCGATTCCCATGGTTCCGAATGGTAGGCCGAGGTTTCGTCTACCTCAGCAACCTCCTCTACCCAGTTACCCTCATCCATAAAGTGGCGATTGTGAGCGAAAAGGGAGACGTCAGGGGTTACTTGAGGGTGGCGGTGCAAGCTGTCATCGATGAAGATAATTCGGATCAGGTGGGAGTGAGGCAGAGTGCCCGGATTGCTTTCGAGTCTACTCCCAAAG CGGTCATTGATCGCAACATCCACAATATGGAGGACAGAATAATTGAGGGACACAACAACATTGATCCGATTAAGTTGGAAGAGTTGATTGAGTGCGATGCCGATTCAGGGAGAGGGGATAGTTCAGTTTCTTCTGACGTGAAAGAGGAGGAGGTCCCCGAGCATATTATGCTGGGGAAGGAGTTCACTTTTAGGGTTACAGTGTTACAAGCAGTGGGCATTTCTACTGAGTACGCGGATGTTTTTTGTCAGTTCAA TTTTCTTCATAGACACGATGAGGCATTTTCAACAGAACCAGTGAAAAACACTGGCAAAGGCACCCCTCTTGGATTCTACCACgttcaaaat ATTACAGTCACATGCACTAAATCTTTCCTCGAATACATCAGAACCCAGCCGATAGTATTCGAAGTGTTTGGCCATTATCAGCAACATCCCCTGCACAAAGACGCCAAACTGGAGGGCAGTTTAAGACAACCTCCTCGCAGAATGCTGCCCCCCTCTATACCTATCTCACAGCCTGTACGATCAAGCAAATTTGGAGCTTTACCTAGTCCCTGCACAGCGCACATTCACGCCAAG GTGGATGTGCTGGTTTGGTTTGAAATCTGTGAATTGGCTCCTAACGGAGAGTACGTGCCTGTAGTAGTCGAGCACAGCGATGATTTGCCATGCAGAGGGCTGTTTTTGCTTCATCAG GGCATTCAACGCCGAATTCGCATTACCATAGTGCACGATCAGGCCTCCGAAATTAAATGGAGAGATGTGCGAGAATTGGTCGTAGGGCGTATAAGAAATTCCCCGGAATCTGAAGAAGACGAAGACACCGACAACTCTGTTCTCTCTTTAGGTTTATTCCCAG GGGAATACTTGGAGATTTCAGGAGATGATCGAGTGATGTTTAGGTTCGAGGCCGCTTGGGACAGTTCCCTGCACAATTCTCCCCTTTTGAATAGGGTGACGTCACCGGGCGAGCAAATATTCATGACCATCTCTGCCTATTTGGAA TTGGAAAATTGCGGCCGGCCTGCGATAATAACCAAAGACTTGAGTATGGTGATATATGGAAGAGACGCTCGCACTGGTCCTAGATCATTGAAACACCTATTTTCGGGCACTTATAGGAATGCTGAAGCTAACAGGCTCTCTGGGGTGTATGAATTGCTGTTAAGACGCGCCAGCGAAGCAGGTAGTCCAG gtGTTCAAAGACGTCAAAGACGCGTCCTAGACACCAGCTCCACCTACGTGCGAGGAGAGGAAAACCTTCACGGCTGGCGCCCACGTGGAGACTCTCTGATATTCGACCATCAGTGGGAATTGGAGAAGCTCACCCGATTGGAGGAAGTAGAGAG AGTGCGCCACACGCTGTTGTTGCGAGAGAGATTGGGCCTGGATCGGTACCACAACCATAAAAACAAGTTCCAGCTGGAATACACCACCAAGAGCGAGAAGGAGGTATGCAATATGGTGGCCAAGAACAATCTGAATCAGTCCTACCAAG tcAACAACGACGCGACCTACGAATACTGTGAGCGTGAGAATCAGCTGCTCAATAAATGCGTTCGCTTGATCCAAGGCAAACCTCGAGATAACAAAGATTTGAAGAACAATGAAGTTACCAGTCCCACTGACGAAATCACCGACATGAGCACCAGCATGGTGTCCAGCGTCATGACGAATAGTTCCATTGAGCTCTGTTCTCCCGAAAGGACGCCCCTGATTGGTGAATGCGCGCCTTTCCCGTCAATGCCGGCTTCCCCTCCAG GACCTAGAGATCCAGAGTTGGTACTCTACGTGCCTGACATGGAGGAAATCAGAATTTCTCCAGTGGTGGCGCGTAAAGGTTATCTCAACGTCTTGGAGCACAAAACTCACGGATGGAAGAAGCGATGGGTG GCGGTGCGCAGACCGTACGTTTTCATCTTCCGCGACGAAAAAGACCCGGTAGAACGTGCCCTGATTAACTTAGCCACAGCTCAAGTAGAGTACTCAGAAGACCAGCTGGCCATG GTGCGAGTTCCCAACACCTTCAGTGTGGTGAGTAAACATCGGGGCTATCTCTTGCAGACCTTACACGAAAAAGAGGTTCACGATTGGTTGTACGCTATTAATCCTTTGTTGGCCGGACAAATACGCTCGAAATCGGCAAGGAGACAACCCCCAAACAAAGAAAAAGAGGTAAACTCTGACACAACTGTGACTGTAATGGCGAAATGA